The following coding sequences lie in one Apium graveolens cultivar Ventura chromosome 3, ASM990537v1, whole genome shotgun sequence genomic window:
- the LOC141714675 gene encoding uncharacterized protein LOC141714675, with protein MAFGLEAVSPVEVSLNSPRVEYFDAEASHEGIQLHNVLMEEIRDEASKRVLQQQARTSSYFNKKVKVKQFLVGDLVLRESATSQPSITGKLKAPWEGPYQVTEVVTPGTYRLLTLDGTPIKNAWNAIHLKKFYH; from the coding sequence ATGGCCTTTGGTTTAGAAGCTGTCTCACCAGTCGAAGTATCTCTCAATTCCCCGAGGGTCGAGTATTTTGACGCCGAAGCATCACATGAAGGAATCCAACTTCACAATGTCCTTATGGAAGAAATCAGGGATGAAGCATCTAAGAGAGTCCTCCAGCAACAAGCGCGTACATCATCTTACTTCAACAAGAAGGTGAAGGTTAAGCAATTCTTGGTTGGAGATCTAGTCCTCCGAGAGTCAGCAACATCTCAGCCCTCCATAACAGGAAAGCTCAAAGCACCGTGGGAAGGACCTTATCAAGTAACAGAGGTCGTTACACCAGGAACCTATCGTCTGTTGACACTCGATGGTACTCCCATCAAGAATGCGTGGAACGCAATTCACTTGAAGAAGTTTTATCACTAA